ataaaaggcgtcgaatggaccgaacaaaggcacaaaagaatttgaagaaaacaacaacttattgttcAAATtatcccgaccaacctcagctatgtgtagaatgctttaaagttttacattctaaataattgttttaataaaccattttcgtatttttattttataacaattcaactattattacaattaattattagttaacaatttattattatggaatatcttttcaaatacctacgacgatcgttcgcaagtagtcaaataagcgacacccgagtatgggttacgcggcctgaccagaaactttgctgacacccgaatatgggtgtcgtggcagtcaacgtgttaaaaaaGCTATATAATtcacttacaaaataataatcttTTCTTGTTTAACGAATAATCAATTTCTTGtcttaaaatgtataatatataagtaaATAGTAGTAAATTTCAGCAAAAAACAATTCATTTATAGATAACtgttattgtaatatttaaaacaaaagtAATAAAAACAATCTACTGAAAAGTACATTTTCTTGGATGTGATTATCATTATCctgaacaaattttaaataaaacatggATACTGTAATACATAatgcattataaaataaataatgcctttataaatcatttttacatgttttgtaaaatgtaatcgtacttaataaataaaacatacCTGATGAGTTGAATATTGTTTTTGTTGTCTAGCTTGAGTGAGCGCAGACTGATCAAGAAGATCCCATGATTTTTGTCGACGATTAGTAGGATTACTTGATGTTGCATTAGACGTATCCTGcatcataatatttaatttatcaaaatcACTTCTTTAATATTCTGATATTAAATGTACGATACATGTAcacatttatttgaaatttgaaaaagttaatgccattttatgaaaaaaattaggatatttcgtatacggagTGTCTCAATTTTAAACGATCAGACTCATTAGTTTCTTCTATAagtaaaaacaagaaaaaattattatataaacatAGGATTGAGTTTGTTACTCTCCGCATTTAATACTTATTTTGCTTCAGATCACTGAACGCATCACGAATCGGTTCTTATTTCGAATCAATTCTTGTAAGATACACTTTTCTTGTTGACTATAGATAGTGCAAAATCTGACAATCTCGCTGGTCGAACAATGTGTCCTCCCCGATGAATCCGTTTTTCATGATAATATTCATCTATTGCCTTTAGATTTCATATTTCTTgtgtaacatttttttaaaatgtttgtagacctatgtttatataatattcttttcttatttctacTCATAAAATAAACTGTGAAGTTTGATCATTTAATACTTAGACACCCTATATACTTCTATGTATACAGAACAGACAAAACAAATTACGATGTGAAAATAactttaaaattgtaattaacaaCAAATTATGTATAACTGCAtcaaattaacaaaattctTGTAAATTCTTTCACACAAGccattttttacgcacgatctAACAGTAGACAATATATCATTAATAATAAGCAAAAAAAGATTAGAAAAGCAAATTTCCCAATTATCTTTAAATAACAAgatatcatttcgttatacgagaAATATACAAACTGTTTTTCGTTCTTTTACTTGAATTAAGTTCAAATACGTATTAGTAAAAGTAATTCCGATTAATGCGCAATTAAATGACATTTATGGTCATAAATAATGCATGTCTTGAATACTTTCTACTTAAAATTTAGAATATGgttttaatatgaaaaaattctaagaataactTACTGTACTGTGTGGAAGCAAAATATCAAGGTAATCTGTGCTACCAGATTCTACAGTTTTGGTCACAGCATGTCTAATATGACATCGACTCCGCACTTCCTCAGATACAGATACTAACGCTaattagatataaatatataataattagtaatttcaattcataaatagaaaattttacatAAACTTACCAGACAAGTATGCCACACTTTCTGGTGTGACTTCAAATTTGTCTCTTCTAAATGGTTTAGCAACAATACCTAACAGCATAGTCAATACTCTGGCTGTTCTTGTAACAGTGGTAGGTGTAGGATGTCTGTATCCTTTTAATAGATGACCAACCAAAGCAAAATGAAAATTTGATTTGAACGAAAGTCCCACAGCATTATCTAATTGTTTAAAGTGCCATTCTAAAGGTTCTCGTGTTGACATCATAACTTGCTTCAAGGTCTGAAGTATTTATGCAATTTATAATAAAGATGAACACATAATATGATTATCTAATACAATACAGAAATCCTTACTTTGTCATCAAAAGTTCCTTGAGAATCCAAAGTGTGTAAATTTTGCTCGAGGAGTGCTAAACCACAGGCATATAAAGAAGCTTCGTCTAATTGAAGAATTGATGTTGCAACCCAAAATAAATATCGATGTATGGGAGATTCCTTGAAAAtatggaaatatataaatatatattataataatatatattattaaatataaatatatatatagattagatattaatataaataattaattttaaattaattaaaattccaacAACTTCACTGTTGTAaagttatgaaattattatgttaatgatacttattaataattattaccgAACTTTATGATAATAGAATAAactttaatttgtataatacaaatataagaTTTAActctaataatatattaaaggCATAATTTGCACTAACATCATGTTCCTTGAAATATATTGATACGTAACaataaacaaattaattaatcaaaacgtaattaataaataattaataataaattaataataaataataaactaatACATAACTTACAGATCTAAGCAAAGGTTGTAATCGAGTGAGGCACATAATGATTGCTTCCAACAAAGTGATATCGTTAAAACTCTCGAGTGCTTTTACTAATATCCTTAGTAACTGTTTCATATCTTGATCAGTTATGCTTTTACTAATACATCCGAAAACAATCAAAGCTCGAGGTTGAAGAGCGGGATTAAAGCAGAAAGCAAAATTCCTTGCTAAAGAAGTCCAAGTTTTTAACCAATCACAGTGTGGTATGTCCCGCATACAAGCTTCCataatttcaagaagagcatcAGTAATAATTTCTAAACTGGTTAGTGAAAGTCTTTCTTTATCGTGTGTTCCTGTAACGCTACGCTCGTTGCTAAACCATTTTTCATTCGAATGTCTATAACTAGATCTGAATGCTGTACCCGCAGCAGATTTCACTTCGCTAATTccaaaaagtaaataaaattttggaAGAGAAAATTCATCTAAACTCATCCGTAATATTCGATAAGTATCTTCTGAAAAGGAAGGTGAACTACAGGTGCATAACGAATGAATACTATTAATGACCAAACCATGAGTAGAAGCACGCATACTCAGACTTCCAGAGCAAACTAGAAATGTCACTGTATGAAACAAATATGGTAGATGTTTTCCTACGTCCAAGCAGTTATTAAAAGATAGCATTAATAAATATCTTGCTAGAATAGCAATGTCATTCCATCTTGTATGTCGTTCTAATAATGGTGTTGGAGAAGTACAAGTTTTATCGACAACTCGACAAAGTCTTCCTATTACTTTCTTTGCCACTAATTGAACATTTCCAGAAGCCAAAGCTACGGCGGTATCTGCCATAATTTCAACTGTAGGAGAACCAAGTCCAAAACTGACACTACGTTGAATGAAATTATCCAAGACTGTATCTATTAAGTCGGGTAGTCTTCCGATTGTGCTCCATATTTTAGCTTGTATACTTGGATACATTTCCACTTCCTCAATAGTTAATGtaattaatttctctaaaattTTTGTAACTTGTTTCTGACGTTTCCCTCCTTCGTCGTTTGGCTTGTAAAATCGTACAAGATTATTTAACCACGGAGTCATATATTCTAAACAAAGATGTTTTAACTCAATGCTTGACAATCTGAAACCTTGTATACATTCCTCTAAAAACTCCAGTGTAAGATGAGGATCATTTGCAGCCAAGGTTTCACTTAAGTGTTTAataaatatagtattatttgatGGTATGCAAAGTCCAGATGTTTCCAAGAGTTGTCCTTCTATTTTTAAATCAAATGTTGCAGTTAAAGCACACAGTTGATTGTATGCTGCTGTTCGTAAATTTGGATCCGAGCTACCAAGATTCAGTAACGCCATGTTTAATAATGTTCCAGGTACGTCTTTAGGTCTTATCTTTGGATGAATAGATACAGATTCCGGCTGTGATAATTCCCATCGATTTCTTATATGAATTATAGCCTGTACGATACTATCACAGTCTTGATGTATAAGAGATAATGGGCCAGTTTCATTTGAAATAGTCAATGTAAATTGATTGTCATCTACTAAACAAACTTCTTCTATTTCAGATGCATAATAAACATCATTTAAGAGAACGGAATGCGACAATACTTTGCATTTCTCCGCCGAGGTAATTTGTATCGCTGTTGGTCCAACTTTTACGGATACCTTAGTATCCCTATGACAAATTTTTAAAACGCTGTTAAAAACCTTTAAATCTTCATCAAGAGATAAAGTAGCTCCAGGCAATTTTTGTTGATCGACATCGATCACATCATTTAAACGACCCGGTCCATCTATGAAAACTACCTTTCTATTACCTTTTAACGGTGCCAAAATTCTATCGTGAAACTTTATATATTCTCTCACCCAGctattacaattataaatatatgcGGCATGAATATTTTCATAGGCAACTTTAGGCAATACATAAAACCATTTTTGTAGGAATTCAGCTCTAAATCGATTGTCTGAACATGCGTGAGTGAAATCAACAACCAATTCAAATGGAGAATGGCAGAATGGTTTTAGGGTAAGAATAACATGGTATATTAGCAAATCACCATTCGTATCGCCAATTCTATAAAAGAAATACAAACAAAATTACATTAGCACATAGTTATAAATCCAAATATACATACACAACCAAACATTTTTCATCAAGTTTCTCCTTATAtgattttgtataatatataaatactacataaaaaatatatataatatttaaggtaataatttaacgaaataataattcttaatgtctaataaaaaaaagtcCTTATTAATCAAATTAATGCTCATATCTGTAACACATACATTAACAAATTTATAAGGTACATACTTGTAACGTCTAGCAATATAATAAAACACTGGATACCCTTGTTTACTAGTTCCTGCttgatagaatatatttaaattcttgatactcttaaattcttcattttcatGCATATTATGTTTTACCATAATTTCCTCAAAATTAGTTGAAGACATATCAATGTTTGACCATCGAGCGTAAGACGATGAAAAAAGTAAGCTATTAAATAAATACacttaaatatacatatgaaaATTGCATAAACAGCATTCTTAACAATGATttgtataataaaagaaatgtatTTAATATTGTTACTTACTGTGAATCTATTGGTTTATGTTCTGGAGGACCAAGATAAGCCAATAATGTAGCCATTTTATCAAAAGGTCTTCTACCTACTGCTTTATGGTCCCGACTGCTACTAAGATAATCGCCAATTCGTTCTTGATGATTCCAAAGCAATCTATGTAATGCTAGAACATTGGCATCCGACACAAACGACATCGGATGATTAGCTTGATCGACCGTTTCACAATCTGATGCTATCTGTATAAAAAATCTTCTTCCAATTTCGAAATGTGCACGTAAGAAGTCATTAAATGGTAACATGTGTTGTTCTTTGCTAAATTCTACATGGTTTGCGATATTTTGAAGAATTTTAGACATTAACATAAGACCTCTCTTAATGTGCGGAGGTACGGGCTTATTTACAATACCCATTTCTTGAGGTGATACAATAGCTGGATTAATAAATCGCAGAAATATTACAGTTCCAACAGCTCCAATATTATTTTGTGGACACTGTGGAAATCTCTTGCTGAGTACCTGATATAAACAATGACACATAGACCGCAATTGTGGTGGAAACCTGTGAAAATACAATGAAACTAATATAATGTCAATTAATAGCTAAATTTCTTTAAGAAatgatttatattaatattaactaTACAATTTCTAATAACTTACCGATCAGCTGATGATACTATAGCATCAAATACTTTTTGAGTTAATGCAACCAAATTACGACCATTCTTTTCTATATCTTCATTAGCATCTATTCTGGCGCTATCAACTTCAAAACCAGTAGTGGGATCATCTAATAGAGGAGTAATTAAAggttctaataaattttgtaaataactgGCACCAtaaattttaaaacaaaatgCCATAATTTTGCTTCCAAGACTGTTTCCACGAAATAATGTTTGCATACAATCAGAAACTTCAACTTCGCGATAAAACATATTCCATAAGAGAGAAGATAACAAGTGCTTAGCATCAAATAATGTCACAAAAACTCGTGCTAATTCGTCCATTTGATTCGTTGTTACTACATTAGCTAAGGCCATTGCGATAGGTAATTCTCCTTTGTCACTAATCATTGTAACAAGTTGAACCAATTGCTCAAACCTATCAGCTAATACTGTTTCTGCTAATGTATCAAATTCCGTTCCTTGTTGAAGAATTTTGGTGAGAACTTCCATAAATGCTGCCCGTGTTTGTAAATCTGGATTGTAACCCAAacctataaatataaaaattttaaaattataaaaaattgcaaaagtcGGTGGAACATTTAATATAATGTTTAATGTTATATCAATAACATCAATAATATCAATGTCACGAATAATTTTGCTCACTTAGAGAATGCATTAATCCACTATCAATATTTGCGCTGAGAAGATTACTCATTGCTTGTATAGTAGCGTTGCGTAAAGTAGATAATTTGCCACTACTTAAACATGGTTGTTGAGatactatttctttttcttcaccAGTTACTTCATTGCAGTCGTTTAACAAATTCATGAAGAgagtaaaatattttaagaacaaCTGAGATTTTGCCTCCATTAAATCACCGCGATCGGATTCTTCGGGTTGAAGAGGTAGGCCTCGTAGCAATGCTCCGACCGCTTCCATGCATGCTTGATCTAAATCTctaaaaaatcaaataaaacaaacatatttgatatatacgtataattcattatattaGACAGAgacttaatataatattataataagattATACCAAATACTTGATATAAGTTAATacagatatttaatttttttaataaacaataaaactgCATTTGCAATAAATTAAATGCACTGAAAATATATGCAtggttaattttttaatattaattcttaattaattatttgatcaTTTCTATATGTTTCAATAATATTGCTTTCTTATTCAACTATAAAGAATCAATaggtattttataaaatattaataggtATTTTATCTTCACTGTACATgtgataatatataattaaatagttATTAAATTAagcaaaaaggaaaatatttaatataaatatatttcatagaaAAAAGTCATCTATACCGTGTGTAAACAGTCAAGTCTCCACTACTAGATGGAGTAATTTGATGAGTAGCACCCATCACCCAATCAGTTAAATATTCGACAAGTTTATttctaaatttcatttcttgTCGGAATGCCAAGTCATCTCGTCTTTTCATCATTGCTTCGACTAGCAGACACAATTTTGTTTTGATAAGAATAGAATGTTTAGTCATGTCCAAATGTCTAACATATCTGACAATTGCTAACATCATTCCTTCTATGCTAGTCATTCCAAGATATTCAGAAGGTTGATCTGTTTTAGAATCTAGGATATTCTTCATTATGAATATTATATGCTCAATGAATTGCGTATTACCTTCCATTACTATAACTTGTCCTTgttgattaaaaaatttttcgaCTATACTTTTAATCTGATCAAAAAGAATTGGATATAGCGCAGGACTCATTTCATGCCCAACCAATTCTTTTACATGTTTCTGAATTTGATTGCCAAATTTTTCATTGTTACAAATTAATAggcgtaataaattataaacaaattgtGTACAATATTGCACTTCCTGACTTGGATTTGATAAACAAGGTGTAGGTTCTTGTTGTTTTGCACTCCTTTTTGGTTCTGAATTTGGTGGTATTCCTGACAATGATCTATTTAGAGAACGTTTCTGTAAACATACTCCACCCAAAGCACAAAGAAATCCTGTCATATTAGCCCACTCATTAATTTGTTCTTCTAATTCATGTTCTGAATTTTGGTGTGATGCTCTTCGCTTCCCTGTACTTCGATGAAATGATTCTATCTGACTATCTTCTGTTTTAGATTTGGGATAAGTCACTAACTGCCGCGAAGTTATTTCCCAATTTCTAAATGTTTCTTCCCAAGCCtaacaagaagaaagaaactttATGAGTATATTATCTTTTTTCTCATTAAAGgaacattaaataaataaattttgtaaaattatttataataacaaGTTACATTTACACCATGTtatattatctttaaaataatgtaacttgcatatttttctttgaaaaataattcttaaattaaaatattactattgttaatataataatatatacagtatatatgtatatatccattatatatattatatgtatatacatacaggTTGTATGCCATTTACACAGTGTTCTATTTTCCTCAATAAGACCATAATTCTTTCTTGTAAAGCAGCACGTCctaaaaaagatataatatgCCTGTGAAATGCACTAATGTTAATCACAAAACAATTAGTCTACTATTGCATATAATAATTAGAAtagtaaagaaaaataaaacgatcTTAGTCCTGTATACATGTATGCGAATAATATTTTGAATTGTACTTACCATAATTATGATCACGATAGCATAGCTTACTTTCCCCGCTGGCTGTTATGGTAACAAGGTCTTTAATACTCTACTGCAGCCATATAAGGGTTATACTAATCAAAATACAAAGTGAATTCAAAAATTCATGAATGAATGTTTGAATTCAAGTAAAATCATTGTTAGTAGGTACCCGAACCGAAACTAGTTTAAAAAAGATACTATTTTATGTTAATCTCTCTATTTAAAGATTTTTAGTAAAAGTACATATCAGTAGTATTAtgattttacataaaatatattcatgtagaagtaaataaaatattataaaataatttaaaaaatagaaatattccctTTATATACAAGtatgataaaacaaaattaagaTTGTAATGTCATTTTACACTTATTTCTCGGTTCGAATTTCTACTTCAACTTTGGAATATATGGTATTTAATATGAAGgataaattgaaataatattttggatatttaaaCTCACCAGTGATTAACACAGTAGAAGCTTGTGCTAATTCAAGATATAAGTGATAGTTTGGAAGTAAACAAGTTACTGCTACTTCATCACTACCACAACGAATTTCTGCTTCTTCGCAAAGCAATGCAAAACAAGACATTGATACTAAAACTGCTTCCATATTTATACTCcacaaatacataaaaaatacaacctgaaaaataaaaaacaataaattaaaaaacaaatataacaatattaaaaaaaagttcTGTAATATATTGTAAATCTAAACAAACCTCAAGTTTAATATGTGCTTGCTTACAAACAGCAATCTGACTACCCACATTAGCATAATCCTTATTTTGTGCCAGAAAAGCATTtctacaaattaatatttctctaaGCCATTTTAATATACAAGTATAATTAACGATTTGGTGCTGAATCAATTTTTGGGAAATTGAGAACAGAACTTGTGAACTAACATCCCAAAAGGTATTCATTGGTGCTTCTGGATTCCATGCTTTTATTTTATCTGGATGATGTAATACCAATAATGCTTCCATTGCTTCATAAGCAATGTCTGACATTGTTGGTTGATGAACTAGTGAAACTAAACCATTAATTAATTCTAAAGTTGAACTTTGAATTTCATGACCAGCTTTTCCCTGATtctgtaaaataaataacacacatatatatacatacatgtataaggATCTTTTTGCGAGTTAAAATTGGGATTtttatataaagtatttacATTCAACAATAACATAGGATCAGCATGAATAAGTTTCACCATCCATAAAAGTAAATTTCTATAACTCGATACTTCTTCTCCACGGTCTCTGTACTTATTTTGTTCTTTACCTTTAAGTGTTAAACTTTGAATCATTCGTAATGGTGTATGTGATATGCAACTCTGTGTgactttatttaaaatatcaataaacataTTTCTAAGTTCTGCACTACGAGAATACAGAAGATCTATTTGAGGCCACCATGGCAGTCTTGGTTGAGTTAcgattctaaaataaaaattattgataccacattaatattatcaaaaaaattacttatttcatttaaaataatgaTAACAGAATTCTTTTTCAGAACATTACAATTATAAATCAAAAATTTATCATCACATGTTTAAATTTTTAACTAACAAATTATTCTCTTGAATTTCATGAAGTATACTTTTTGGTTATAACAT
The Bombus vancouverensis nearcticus chromosome 6, iyBomVanc1_principal, whole genome shotgun sequence DNA segment above includes these coding regions:
- the Nf1 gene encoding neurofibromin 1 isoform X2, with protein sequence MGTQKPEEWANLLITRFEEQLPCHSCQTTHSRMNEERNKKCLIQISRYRFSLVISSLTKILQNVNEMVPSIGGQRIFHSTDQDRQCYESITIILDTLEKCLANQPKDTAKFDEAMNVKFLLKEICQFIDIPNDNPQNAHLKNLASKVLFALSLNFFNAVFNRISSRLQELAKCGDETADYSDIELIQHINVDVYRLTKLLNEAIQKFRQLKKSVHIVLMNSLEKAIWNWMDTYSYEFAELQKEPNEDLGKACEELFDILDTFADNKKGRAAAVWPLQIMLLILSPKVLEEIVNADFSTLCSSRHSKKKQFIDSIKKGLGMHGSSSRQLVEAAAVTCIKLCKASTYINNLDSNNVIFILVRHVMSDLMALLFNPGKVFSRGQSYVAQDIDLMIDCFVSFFRIKPHNNEVLKVCLNLNYPSTYQFVLVSSLYKIVTQPRLPWWPQIDLLYSRSAELRNMFIDILNKVTQSCISHTPLRMIQSLTLKGKEQNKYRDRGEEVSSYRNLLLWMVKLIHADPMLLLNNQGKAGHEIQSSTLELINGLVSLVHQPTMSDIAYEAMEALLVLHHPDKIKAWNPEAPMNTFWDVSSQVLFSISQKLIQHQIVNYTCILKWLREILICRNAFLAQNKDYANVGSQIAVCKQAHIKLEVVFFMYLWSINMEAVLVSMSCFALLCEEAEIRCGSDEVAVTCLLPNYHLYLELAQASTVLITASGESKLCYRDHNYGRAALQERIMVLLRKIEHCVNGIQPAWEETFRNWEITSRQLVTYPKSKTEDSQIESFHRSTGKRRASHQNSEHELEEQINEWANMTGFLCALGGVCLQKRSLNRSLSGIPPNSEPKRSAKQQEPTPCLSNPSQEVQYCTQFVYNLLRLLICNNEKFGNQIQKHVKELVGHEMSPALYPILFDQIKSIVEKFFNQQGQVIVMEGNTQFIEHIIFIMKNILDSKTDQPSEYLGMTSIEGMMLAIVRYVRHLDMTKHSILIKTKLCLLVEAMMKRRDDLAFRQEMKFRNKLVEYLTDWVMGATHQITPSSSGDLTVYTRDLDQACMEAVGALLRGLPLQPEESDRGDLMEAKSQLFLKYFTLFMNLLNDCNEVTGEEKEIVSQQPCLSSGKLSTLRNATIQAMSNLLSANIDSGLMHSLSLGYNPDLQTRAAFMEVLTKILQQGTEFDTLAETVLADRFEQLVQLVTMISDKGELPIAMALANVVTTNQMDELARVFVTLFDAKHLLSSLLWNMFYREVEVSDCMQTLFRGNSLGSKIMAFCFKIYGASYLQNLLEPLITPLLDDPTTGFEVDSARIDANEDIEKNGRNLVALTQKVFDAIVSSADRFPPQLRSMCHCLYQVLSKRFPQCPQNNIGAVGTVIFLRFINPAIVSPQEMGIVNKPVPPHIKRGLMLMSKILQNIANHVEFSKEQHMLPFNDFLRAHFEIGRRFFIQIASDCETVDQANHPMSFVSDANVLALHRLLWNHQERIGDYLSSSRDHKAVGRRPFDKMATLLAYLGPPEHKPIDSHLLFSSSYARWSNIDMSSTNFEEIMVKHNMHENEEFKSIKNLNIFYQAGTSKQGYPVFYYIARRYKIGDTNGDLLIYHVILTLKPFCHSPFELVVDFTHACSDNRFRAEFLQKWFYVLPKVAYENIHAAYIYNCNSWVREYIKFHDRILAPLKGNRKVVFIDGPGRLNDVIDVDQQKLPGATLSLDEDLKVFNSVLKICHRDTKVSVKVGPTAIQITSAEKCKVLSHSVLLNDVYYASEIEEVCLVDDNQFTLTISNETGPLSLIHQDCDSIVQAIIHIRNRWELSQPESVSIHPKIRPKDVPGTLLNMALLNLGSSDPNLRTAAYNQLCALTATFDLKIEGQLLETSGLCIPSNNTIFIKHLSETLAANDPHLTLEFLEECIQGFRLSSIELKHLCLEYMTPWLNNLVRFYKPNDEGGKRQKQVTKILEKLITLTIEEVEMYPSIQAKIWSTIGRLPDLIDTVLDNFIQRSVSFGLGSPTVEIMADTAVALASGNVQLVAKKVIGRLCRVVDKTCTSPTPLLERHTRWNDIAILARYLLMLSFNNCLDVGKHLPYLFHTVTFLVCSGSLSMRASTHGLVINSIHSLCTCSSPSFSEDTYRILRMSLDEFSLPKFYLLFGISEVKSAAGTAFRSSYRHSNEKWFSNERSVTGTHDKERLSLTSLEIITDALLEIMEACMRDIPHCDWLKTWTSLARNFAFCFNPALQPRALIVFGCISKSITDQDMKQLLRILVKALESFNDITLLEAIIMCLTRLQPLLRSESPIHRYLFWVATSILQLDEASLYACGLALLEQNLHTLDSQGTFDDKTLKQVMMSTREPLEWHFKQLDNAVGLSFKSNFHFALVGHLLKGYRHPTPTTVTRTARVLTMLLGIVAKPFRRDKFEVTPESVAYLSALVSVSEEVRSRCHIRHAVTKTVESGSTDYLDILLPHSTDTSNATSSNPTNRRQKSWDLLDQSALTQARQQKQYSTHQRSFSVPTAKEAKSNEEVEPKNRSARVSVSNENNILLDPEVLTDFSTQTLVLTVLVTLVKNSTDENEQRILYEYLAEASVVFPKVFPVIHNLLDAKINNVLSSCHDQGILNSVQAIIQNMIACEDTSQQQLHYLQSCGFGGLWRFAGPYTNSNCTAESAQLFVNCLEAMVETCLPVDEVEALNSNEISSEKCKRSDSHQSEVAQKKKSLTHGGDRASSRAFSEKMDETSRSRSSFIHIDHSIDSREDVLLDSVGQGENTSSSNNSQP
- the Nf1 gene encoding neurofibromin 1 isoform X5, whose amino-acid sequence is MSDIAYEAMEALLVLHHPDKIKAWNPEAPMNTFWDVSSQVLFSISQKLIQHQIVNYTCILKWLREILICRNAFLAQNKDYANVGSQIAVCKQAHIKLEVVFFMYLWSINMEAVLVSMSCFALLCEEAEIRCGSDEVAVTCLLPNYHLYLELAQASTVLITASGESKLCYRDHNYGRAALQERIMVLLRKIEHCVNGIQPAWEETFRNWEITSRQLVTYPKSKTEDSQIESFHRSTGKRRASHQNSEHELEEQINEWANMTGFLCALGGVCLQKRSLNRSLSGIPPNSEPKRSAKQQEPTPCLSNPSQEVQYCTQFVYNLLRLLICNNEKFGNQIQKHVKELVGHEMSPALYPILFDQIKSIVEKFFNQQGQVIVMEGNTQFIEHIIFIMKNILDSKTDQPSEYLGMTSIEGMMLAIVRYVRHLDMTKHSILIKTKLCLLVEAMMKRRDDLAFRQEMKFRNKLVEYLTDWVMGATHQITPSSSGDLTVYTRDLDQACMEAVGALLRGLPLQPEESDRGDLMEAKSQLFLKYFTLFMNLLNDCNEVTGEEKEIVSQQPCLSSGKLSTLRNATIQAMSNLLSANIDSGLMHSLSLGYNPDLQTRAAFMEVLTKILQQGTEFDTLAETVLADRFEQLVQLVTMISDKGELPIAMALANVVTTNQMDELARVFVTLFDAKHLLSSLLWNMFYREVEVSDCMQTLFRGNSLGSKIMAFCFKIYGASYLQNLLEPLITPLLDDPTTGFEVDSARIDANEDIEKNGRNLVALTQKVFDAIVSSADRFPPQLRSMCHCLYQVLSKRFPQCPQNNIGAVGTVIFLRFINPAIVSPQEMGIVNKPVPPHIKRGLMLMSKILQNIANHVEFSKEQHMLPFNDFLRAHFEIGRRFFIQIASDCETVDQANHPMSFVSDANVLALHRLLWNHQERIGDYLSSSRDHKAVGRRPFDKMATLLAYLGPPEHKPIDSHLLFSSSYARWSNIDMSSTNFEEIMVKHNMHENEEFKSIKNLNIFYQAGTSKQGYPVFYYIARRYKIGDTNGDLLIYHVILTLKPFCHSPFELVVDFTHACSDNRFRAEFLQKWFYVLPKVAYENIHAAYIYNCNSWVREYIKFHDRILAPLKGNRKVVFIDGPGRLNDVIDVDQQKLPGATLSLDEDLKVFNSVLKICHRDTKVSVKVGPTAIQITSAEKCKVLSHSVLLNDVYYASEIEEVCLVDDNQFTLTISNETGPLSLIHQDCDSIVQAIIHIRNRWELSQPESVSIHPKIRPKDVPGTLLNMALLNLGSSDPNLRTAAYNQLCALTATFDLKIEGQLLETSGLCIPSNNTIFIKHLSETLAANDPHLTLEFLEECIQGFRLSSIELKHLCLEYMTPWLNNLVRFYKPNDEGGKRQKQVTKILEKLITLTIEEVEMYPSIQAKIWSTIGRLPDLIDTVLDNFIQRSVSFGLGSPTVEIMADTAVALASGNVQLVAKKVIGRLCRVVDKTCTSPTPLLERHTRWNDIAILARYLLMLSFNNCLDVGKHLPYLFHTVTFLVCSGSLSMRASTHGLVINSIHSLCTCSSPSFSEDTYRILRMSLDEFSLPKFYLLFGISEVKSAAGTAFRSSYRHSNEKWFSNERSVTGTHDKERLSLTSLEIITDALLEIMEACMRDIPHCDWLKTWTSLARNFAFCFNPALQPRALIVFGCISKSITDQDMKQLLRILVKALESFNDITLLEAIIMCLTRLQPLLRSESPIHRYLFWVATSILQLDEASLYACGLALLEQNLHTLDSQGTFDDKTLKQVMMSTREPLEWHFKQLDNAVGLSFKSNFHFALVGHLLKGYRHPTPTTVTRTARVLTMLLGIVAKPFRRDKFEVTPESVAYLSALVSVSEEVRSRCHIRHAVTKTVESGSTDYLDILLPHSTDTSNATSSNPTNRRQKSWDLLDQSALTQARQQKQYSTHQTGRILFKTQRSFSVPTAKEAKSNEEVEPKNRSARVSVSNENNILLDPEVLTDFSTQTLVLTVLVTLVKNSTDENEQRILYEYLAEASVVFPKVFPVIHNLLDAKINNVLSSCHDQGILNSVQAIIQNMIACEDTSQQQLHYLQSCGFGGLWRFAGPYTNSNCTAESAQLFVNCLEAMVETCLPVDEVEALNSNEISSEKCKRSDSHQSEVAQKKKSLTHGGDRASSRAFSEKMDETSRSRSSFIHIDHSIDSREDVLLDSVGQGENTSSSNNSQP